A genomic window from Pelagicoccus albus includes:
- a CDS encoding CPBP family intramembrane glutamic endopeptidase — protein MPHSHETLELKPVWSQLSPSPLVFVIIAFGAFTALRAYGFFGPELYDATPVLASFLLMFFLPFASLTREGKEQIGIGAPVSLKWLLIAILAGSLLATALYELGLILYQKGDKNWLSSLAFILQSDDRMPNLSRQAAFFVFSVPAILAAPLGQELFYRGMLEKAARSKWSPVGAACVSAAFFGAAQLLSHGVQRGYHGLQILVAPGAIWFGLMFATGLVFSYLRHKGRSIWTPVVAHAAFNLTLNYYLFYYYLVSEPKTVLPA, from the coding sequence ATGCCACATTCCCACGAGACTCTCGAGCTGAAGCCTGTCTGGAGCCAGCTCAGTCCCTCGCCCCTTGTCTTCGTCATAATTGCGTTCGGAGCCTTCACCGCCCTGCGTGCCTACGGTTTTTTCGGCCCGGAGCTGTATGATGCCACTCCGGTTTTGGCGAGTTTTCTACTCATGTTCTTTCTGCCCTTCGCGTCCCTCACCCGAGAAGGCAAGGAGCAGATCGGCATCGGCGCGCCCGTATCGCTAAAATGGTTACTCATCGCCATTTTAGCCGGAAGCCTGTTAGCCACCGCGCTTTATGAATTGGGCTTAATTCTTTACCAGAAGGGCGACAAAAATTGGCTCAGTAGCCTCGCCTTCATACTACAGAGCGATGACCGCATGCCTAATTTATCGCGGCAAGCGGCCTTCTTCGTATTTTCGGTTCCTGCGATTTTAGCAGCCCCTCTAGGGCAAGAGCTCTTTTATCGGGGCATGTTGGAAAAGGCGGCCCGCTCGAAATGGAGTCCCGTCGGAGCGGCCTGCGTATCCGCCGCATTTTTCGGGGCAGCACAACTCCTAAGTCATGGCGTCCAACGCGGCTATCACGGTCTGCAAATACTGGTCGCTCCTGGAGCGATATGGTTCGGGCTAATGTTCGCCACCGGACTCGTATTCAGTTATCTACGACACAAAGGCAGATCGATTTGGACTCCTGTCGTTGCGCATGCCGCCTTCAACCTGACTTTGAACTACTACCTATTTTACTACTACTTGGTATCTGAACCCAAAACCGTTCTCCCCGCATGA
- a CDS encoding GNAT family N-acetyltransferase — translation MNKLVECKLERHGQAILEIFNHAIKTSTALYDYQERTWKDMETWFDVKATNCFPVIGLESEEGELLGFASFGRFRPHAGYLHTVEHSVYVDHRHRGKSLGKKLLRELIERAKGQSYHVMVGAIDSSNLASRRLHESFGFTHSGTLPQIGRKFDRWLDVSFYQLILEED, via the coding sequence ATGAACAAACTCGTTGAATGCAAACTGGAACGGCACGGGCAGGCGATCTTGGAGATTTTTAACCACGCCATCAAAACCTCCACCGCTCTATACGATTACCAGGAGAGAACTTGGAAGGACATGGAGACTTGGTTCGACGTCAAAGCGACCAACTGTTTTCCCGTGATTGGCCTGGAATCGGAAGAGGGCGAGCTTCTGGGCTTCGCAAGTTTCGGACGTTTCCGCCCTCATGCGGGCTACCTCCATACCGTTGAGCACTCGGTCTACGTAGATCACCGTCACCGAGGAAAGAGCTTAGGGAAGAAGCTTTTGAGAGAATTGATCGAACGGGCAAAAGGGCAAAGCTACCACGTAATGGTTGGGGCTATCGACTCTTCAAACCTCGCAAGTAGACGATTGCACGAGTCATTCGGTTTTACCCATTCCGGAACGCTCCCCCAAATCGGCCGCAAATTCGACCGCTGGCTAGACGTTTCCTTTTATCAGCTTATCTTGGAGGAAGATTGA
- the modB gene encoding molybdate ABC transporter permease subunit, with protein MNATEIWGPLALTLKLAAVTAAVLLVLCSPLSWWLARSRSRLRPLIEAITALPIVLPPSVLGFYLLICLAPEGPLGKLSSMLGGPSLVFSFPGLVIGSIVYSLPFVAQPLQNAFSGIKSEQLEAAATLGASNWDRFFSIALPQAKRGILTAAVLGFAHTLGEFGVVLMIGGSIPGETRTMSIAIYENVEMLNYGKAHALAATMLISSFALLLLIYAIDRKGNPFQR; from the coding sequence ATGAATGCCACCGAGATCTGGGGCCCCCTCGCCCTCACGCTCAAACTGGCTGCCGTCACTGCAGCGGTTTTGCTGGTGTTATGCTCTCCTCTTTCCTGGTGGCTGGCGAGATCCCGCTCCCGACTGCGTCCATTGATCGAGGCCATAACTGCTCTCCCCATCGTTTTACCGCCCAGCGTGCTTGGTTTTTATCTGTTGATTTGCCTAGCCCCCGAGGGACCGCTGGGGAAACTGTCCTCCATGCTGGGTGGCCCCAGTCTGGTGTTCTCATTTCCTGGGTTGGTTATCGGTTCCATCGTCTACTCCCTGCCCTTCGTGGCTCAGCCACTGCAAAACGCGTTCTCGGGAATCAAGTCTGAGCAACTGGAGGCTGCTGCGACCTTGGGAGCCTCTAACTGGGATCGCTTTTTCAGCATCGCCCTTCCGCAAGCGAAACGTGGCATCCTGACGGCCGCAGTTTTAGGATTCGCCCACACCTTAGGGGAATTCGGGGTGGTCCTCATGATCGGCGGCAGCATCCCCGGTGAGACGCGGACCATGTCCATCGCCATTTACGAAAACGTGGAGATGCTAAACTACGGCAAAGCTCATGCCCTAGCGGCCACCATGTTGATCAGCAGCTTCGCCCTTCTCCTGCTCATCTACGCCATCGATAGAAAGGGGAATCCCTTCCAGAGATGA
- a CDS encoding TrmH family RNA methyltransferase has product MKPTVIRTAQGDQWLEPVCGIHAVGSLFHCKPFIVERLYFDAELSPMFGEICKFLAKEKKAYNQVSPEELTRVGGTQDHGGVVAIVRRRQPELATPKAAEFWAKEGMPLLILDGVSRPENLGGIARTSAYFGVEKFLIASTRKQARPNELAYRTARGGLDMVDLRLVDNVPSFLKGVRKTHFVIGVDIEGPPLPEHSAICPPEDIDKPVAIVIGNEENGLLDSSKQECSAVVGIPGSGAIDRLSVVAETALLLQKYLIEA; this is encoded by the coding sequence GTGAAGCCGACTGTTATCCGCACCGCTCAAGGCGATCAGTGGCTGGAGCCTGTCTGTGGTATCCACGCTGTCGGCAGTCTGTTTCACTGTAAGCCTTTCATCGTGGAGCGACTCTACTTCGATGCGGAGCTTTCGCCCATGTTTGGTGAGATTTGCAAATTCCTAGCCAAGGAGAAAAAGGCCTACAATCAGGTATCTCCAGAAGAGTTGACCCGAGTGGGAGGAACTCAGGATCACGGTGGAGTTGTGGCGATCGTGAGACGTCGTCAGCCGGAATTGGCGACACCCAAAGCCGCGGAATTTTGGGCCAAAGAAGGCATGCCTTTGCTCATCTTGGACGGAGTTAGTCGACCTGAGAACTTGGGAGGTATCGCACGTACTTCGGCCTATTTTGGAGTGGAGAAGTTCCTAATCGCCTCGACCCGCAAGCAAGCAAGACCCAACGAGCTTGCCTATCGCACAGCCCGCGGTGGGCTGGATATGGTCGATCTGCGTCTGGTGGACAACGTGCCCAGTTTCCTGAAGGGGGTTCGCAAGACTCACTTCGTAATCGGAGTGGATATCGAGGGGCCACCGCTTCCGGAGCACTCCGCTATTTGTCCGCCCGAGGATATCGACAAGCCTGTCGCGATCGTAATTGGCAATGAGGAGAACGGATTGCTGGACTCATCCAAGCAAGAGTGTTCGGCCGTTGTGGGCATTCCTGGAAGTGGGGCGATCGATCGTCTTAGCGTAGTGGCAGAAACAGCCCTGTTGCTGCAAAAATACTTGATCGAGGCGTAG
- the modC gene encoding molybdenum ABC transporter ATP-binding protein, translating into MKIDFDIQLQKGSFQLEAKGSIPSGSVTALIGPSGSGKSTLLRCLAGLEPGAKGQITIGEEPWLSSETELPTHLRRIGYVFQHAALFEHLSVSQNLQYARKRAQGEAQHSLPEIAAAIQITPLLERQVDTLSGGERQRVAIARAIASNPKLMLLDEPLSAVDENSRYQLSLELERLFQQFQIPTVFVTHNYAEAARLTNFAIRMRSGKVIASGPTAEVLDPTHGEPSATQAPFSTVDLHGRTDLAEEGLCQLESAIGQLLVPLDSIPNQLPRRIIIRSRDVGLSISKFEGSSFLNQIPAQVEEIREFSNSQALVRLGCGSGTLVALLTLRSVESLKLKDGLAVYALIKSVTLEQS; encoded by the coding sequence ATGAAAATCGACTTCGATATCCAGCTCCAAAAAGGGAGCTTCCAACTGGAAGCAAAAGGCAGCATCCCTTCCGGCTCGGTTACCGCATTGATCGGCCCCTCGGGCTCAGGCAAATCGACCTTGCTCCGCTGTCTGGCGGGTCTGGAACCAGGAGCTAAAGGCCAGATCACGATCGGAGAGGAGCCTTGGCTATCCTCCGAAACAGAGCTTCCCACCCACCTGAGGCGGATCGGTTACGTTTTCCAACACGCGGCCCTTTTCGAACACCTTTCCGTGTCCCAGAATTTGCAATACGCACGCAAACGAGCCCAAGGCGAAGCCCAACATAGTTTGCCAGAAATAGCGGCAGCGATCCAGATCACCCCATTGCTCGAGAGGCAGGTGGATACGCTTTCCGGCGGAGAACGGCAACGAGTCGCAATTGCACGGGCGATCGCCTCCAATCCGAAACTGATGCTGCTAGACGAACCCCTTTCCGCGGTGGACGAAAACTCCCGCTACCAGCTATCGCTGGAATTGGAACGCCTCTTTCAGCAGTTTCAGATTCCCACCGTCTTCGTTACACATAACTACGCCGAAGCGGCCAGACTCACCAATTTCGCCATTAGAATGCGGTCTGGCAAAGTGATCGCTAGCGGACCCACGGCTGAGGTTTTGGACCCCACACACGGAGAGCCCTCCGCCACGCAAGCTCCTTTCTCGACGGTCGACTTACATGGACGAACCGACCTCGCCGAAGAGGGCCTTTGCCAATTGGAATCCGCCATCGGCCAACTCCTTGTACCCTTAGACTCGATACCAAACCAACTGCCTCGCCGCATCATCATTCGCAGCCGGGACGTCGGCCTGAGTATAAGCAAATTCGAGGGGAGCAGCTTTCTGAACCAAATTCCGGCACAAGTAGAAGAGATCCGCGAGTTTTCCAATAGCCAAGCCTTGGTCCGGCTTGGCTGCGGGTCAGGGACTCTGGTCGCTCTGTTGACGCTTCGCTCCGTGGAGAGTTTGAAACTCAAAGACGGTCTCGCTGTCTACGCCTTAATCAAAAGCGTAACCTTGGAGCAAAGCTGA
- the modA gene encoding molybdate ABC transporter substrate-binding protein — protein sequence MIRRIATVFLPILLTGFVAAKSEIRIGVAANFHQTLDTLAKKYEATHPDLDITLVPGSSGKLFAQISHGAAFDAFFSADSARPERLESEGKSIPNSRFTYALGKLTLWQPGSATPDLNKAKTLALANPELAPYGRAALEVLIALDIPDDHPKRVLGSNVAHAFNFAQSGAADTAFVAASQLLQISADPAGYEFVDPSLYSPIEQQAVAITDGPEIQGFLAYCKSPQAAKIIVASGYFPHP from the coding sequence ATGATTCGAAGAATCGCAACCGTTTTCCTTCCAATCCTGCTGACGGGTTTCGTAGCAGCCAAATCTGAGATACGCATCGGAGTGGCCGCTAACTTTCACCAAACTTTGGATACCCTGGCCAAAAAATACGAGGCGACTCATCCGGATCTCGACATCACGCTTGTTCCTGGTTCAAGCGGCAAACTATTCGCCCAAATCTCCCACGGAGCCGCCTTCGACGCCTTCTTCTCGGCAGATTCCGCTCGTCCCGAACGGCTGGAGAGCGAGGGCAAATCGATCCCGAATTCCAGATTTACCTACGCCTTGGGAAAATTAACTCTTTGGCAACCGGGCTCCGCAACCCCCGACCTCAACAAAGCGAAGACCCTTGCTTTGGCGAACCCTGAGCTAGCCCCCTACGGTCGCGCCGCCTTGGAAGTTCTGATTGCCCTAGATATTCCCGACGATCATCCAAAACGAGTGCTCGGGTCAAACGTCGCCCATGCATTCAATTTTGCCCAAAGCGGGGCCGCCGATACTGCATTCGTGGCAGCCTCACAGCTCTTGCAAATTTCGGCCGACCCAGCGGGTTACGAATTCGTCGATCCATCGCTGTATTCACCTATCGAACAACAAGCGGTAGCGATCACCGACGGACCCGAAATCCAAGGTTTTTTAGCCTACTGCAAAAGTCCCCAAGCGGCAAAGATCATCGTAGCCTCAGGCTATTTCCCGCATCCTTGA
- a CDS encoding FG-GAP-like repeat-containing protein — MPFAAAAFTDVSAQMGISYRHSLKSDNANAHGGAAVVDVNGDGYSDLLFARYQKAPLLYVNDGTGAFSEESAARRLSLAQDASAFGAADFDNDGDQDIYMTTHEGNRFYLFINDGTGQFSEEAVSRGADLTVADTPHKGFSVGLVDYDLDGYLDISISEWSVTLDSEFAEHSALLHNRGAEAPGHFELATEASGLLQPVSSDTQHGFSSAWADFDGDSWPDLALIVDYGKSQMYWNDGDGSFTRDTESAGVGFDENGMGVAVADYDGDGLLDFFVTSIYDEFSNQRDGSATGNKLYRNMGNRNFQEVAVPSGVSRTGWGWGTAFFDYDNDADFDLVATNGWPLAEGADPKTTPFAAAGEDATTLFLNNADGTFDKAPSGARISDNRYGKALLVLDWDSDGDEDLVVVNSFSDPVFYENDAASKSNDWIRLKLEGTVSNRDAIGTVVRVVEDGHASLLNYNPSNSFIGQREGYLHFGLGESDGVVDRIEVRWPTGVEEVFDSVSANQILTLVEPADAPVPPLISKQPEANESYEFGEELVLEVEAIGSPDPIFIWEKDGVVIEGESDSRLHLKRLAPYDAGVYRAKAVNAGGGTYSREVDVTLSIDLEEQSIARWWNELTLEAIRKDFPDPTKHSRNLYHVSAAMWDAYWAYEEEAWTRAQPVFHQEDLAESDFSGNRISAQSEAISHAAYTVLVERYRLTPGAERSLFGFRWLMESSGYDSDNDSIEGNDPAAVGNRIGQAVLSANLSDGSNEENGYLDTSGYFSVNQPLVLELPGAGVDDLNRWQPLAFDFAISQNGIPLGALVQSFLGVNWREVGTFAMAKTSHNTIGFDPGPPPLWATETHQAYVDAALEVIRYSSALDPANDELIDISPGALLNNSLGRNDGVGRLVNPVTGEAYPENKVKLADYGRILAEFWADGPASETPPGHWNTIHNEISDSPNFQRKYMGKGEELDKLQWDIRAYLALNGGLHDAAVAAWTLKAQYDYARPISMIRGLAELGQASDPSLPTYNELGLPLEAGLVEMVTAESSAPGERHEHLAESIGKIALWAWAGEPSDSHSQVGGVAWILAENWFPYQRGTFVTPAFAGYVSGHSTFSRTAAEIMTLLTGSPYFPGGLAEFHFPQGEFLEFEYGPSEDVTLQWATYYDAADQAGLSRLYGGIHVRADDLIGRTLGARVGVEAFLREHQQRNGNQENTGLLAELSYGERLGGGESSPLFQFVSEGEALQRKVYFGGTAVTEEEGIALILPPDPGSSPEEEGHLMVVARGDLKGARVQARLAEGDVLSLGIEAFGEDPNLINAYARNPLEKESVGDLELRMYRLTETGNDLVASSQTQRDNEWRSLAEVLLLRSRMELEVEPDDAFLRAALEKGSYHLEVVNKGPDVLLELDLRSLGWRPLDNPE; from the coding sequence ATGCCGTTCGCCGCGGCTGCCTTCACTGATGTGTCTGCCCAAATGGGGATTAGTTATCGCCACTCCTTGAAATCGGACAACGCTAACGCTCACGGAGGTGCGGCGGTCGTGGACGTCAACGGAGACGGGTACTCGGACTTGCTGTTCGCCCGCTATCAGAAAGCGCCGCTTCTCTACGTGAACGACGGGACTGGGGCTTTTTCTGAAGAGTCCGCTGCTCGCCGATTGTCTTTAGCCCAGGATGCTTCCGCTTTTGGAGCGGCGGATTTCGACAATGATGGGGATCAGGACATTTACATGACCACTCACGAGGGGAACCGGTTCTATCTCTTCATCAATGACGGGACGGGTCAATTCAGTGAGGAAGCCGTATCCCGAGGGGCTGACCTGACGGTCGCGGATACGCCGCACAAAGGGTTTAGCGTAGGTCTGGTAGATTATGACTTGGACGGATATCTCGATATCTCGATAAGCGAATGGAGCGTAACTCTCGATAGCGAGTTCGCGGAGCACTCGGCGCTTCTTCATAATCGAGGAGCAGAGGCCCCCGGACATTTCGAACTGGCTACCGAAGCCTCTGGTCTATTGCAGCCGGTCAGTTCAGATACGCAGCACGGCTTCTCTTCAGCATGGGCAGACTTCGACGGAGACAGTTGGCCGGACCTCGCTTTGATCGTAGACTATGGAAAGAGTCAGATGTATTGGAATGATGGTGACGGGAGTTTTACCCGGGATACTGAATCGGCAGGGGTGGGCTTTGATGAAAATGGCATGGGCGTAGCGGTCGCCGACTATGATGGCGATGGGCTTCTCGATTTTTTCGTTACCTCGATCTACGACGAGTTTTCAAACCAGAGAGATGGCAGCGCGACGGGTAACAAGCTCTACCGGAATATGGGGAATCGGAACTTTCAGGAGGTGGCAGTCCCAAGCGGTGTTAGTCGGACCGGCTGGGGGTGGGGTACCGCCTTCTTCGATTACGATAACGATGCTGACTTCGATTTGGTAGCGACAAACGGCTGGCCATTGGCTGAAGGAGCGGACCCCAAAACGACTCCATTTGCAGCAGCCGGGGAGGACGCAACGACACTTTTCTTGAATAACGCCGATGGCACTTTCGACAAAGCCCCGAGCGGTGCAAGAATTTCGGATAACCGCTATGGGAAGGCATTGCTGGTTCTCGATTGGGATTCCGATGGAGACGAGGACTTGGTAGTGGTTAACTCTTTCAGCGATCCGGTGTTTTACGAGAACGATGCTGCCAGTAAATCCAATGATTGGATACGCTTGAAGCTGGAAGGGACGGTTTCAAATCGCGATGCGATTGGCACGGTGGTGCGGGTTGTCGAGGACGGTCACGCTTCTCTTCTGAATTACAATCCCAGCAATAGCTTCATAGGGCAGCGGGAAGGGTATCTGCATTTCGGTCTCGGTGAGTCGGACGGAGTTGTGGATAGGATCGAGGTGCGTTGGCCGACTGGGGTCGAAGAGGTTTTTGATTCTGTATCCGCGAATCAGATCTTAACGCTTGTTGAGCCTGCGGATGCTCCAGTTCCTCCTCTGATTTCGAAACAACCAGAAGCGAATGAGTCCTACGAATTCGGAGAAGAGCTCGTTCTCGAAGTAGAAGCCATCGGCTCTCCAGACCCCATCTTTATATGGGAGAAAGATGGAGTCGTGATCGAGGGCGAGAGTGATAGTCGGTTACATTTGAAGCGTTTGGCTCCTTATGACGCGGGAGTCTATCGAGCCAAAGCCGTCAATGCCGGAGGTGGCACTTACTCTCGCGAGGTCGACGTGACGCTTTCGATCGATCTGGAGGAGCAATCGATCGCCCGTTGGTGGAATGAGCTGACTCTGGAGGCGATTCGAAAGGATTTTCCAGATCCGACCAAGCATAGCCGGAATTTGTATCATGTGTCCGCTGCAATGTGGGATGCTTATTGGGCTTACGAGGAAGAGGCGTGGACGCGAGCTCAGCCGGTTTTTCATCAGGAAGATCTAGCGGAGAGCGATTTCTCAGGGAATCGGATTTCAGCCCAGTCGGAGGCGATTAGCCATGCCGCCTACACCGTTTTGGTAGAACGTTATCGCTTAACACCCGGAGCAGAGCGGTCTCTGTTTGGATTTCGTTGGCTGATGGAATCTTCCGGATATGATTCCGATAATGATTCAATCGAAGGCAATGATCCGGCCGCAGTAGGCAACCGTATTGGCCAGGCGGTTTTATCTGCGAATCTAAGTGATGGTTCCAACGAGGAAAATGGATATTTGGATACAAGTGGCTACTTTTCGGTTAATCAACCTCTTGTGCTGGAGCTGCCGGGAGCCGGAGTCGATGATTTGAATCGCTGGCAACCTTTGGCGTTCGACTTCGCGATTTCCCAAAACGGAATTCCGCTGGGGGCTTTAGTGCAGAGTTTTCTCGGTGTGAATTGGCGAGAGGTCGGAACTTTCGCCATGGCCAAAACCAGTCACAACACGATTGGCTTCGATCCTGGCCCCCCGCCACTTTGGGCGACTGAAACGCATCAAGCGTATGTCGATGCGGCCTTGGAGGTTATCCGTTATTCGTCCGCTCTAGATCCTGCGAATGACGAGCTCATCGATATCTCCCCCGGTGCTTTGCTGAATAATTCTCTAGGTCGAAATGATGGAGTGGGACGGTTGGTTAACCCTGTTACTGGCGAGGCGTATCCGGAAAATAAGGTCAAGCTTGCTGACTATGGGCGGATACTCGCTGAATTTTGGGCCGATGGTCCGGCCTCGGAAACCCCGCCCGGGCACTGGAACACCATCCATAATGAAATCTCGGATAGTCCGAACTTTCAGAGAAAGTACATGGGCAAAGGAGAGGAACTCGACAAGTTGCAGTGGGACATCCGGGCTTACCTAGCCCTCAATGGAGGACTGCACGATGCGGCAGTGGCGGCGTGGACTTTGAAAGCCCAATACGACTATGCCCGACCTATTTCGATGATACGAGGATTGGCGGAGTTAGGCCAAGCTTCAGACCCTAGCCTTCCAACCTATAATGAGCTTGGACTCCCGCTGGAGGCGGGCCTTGTCGAAATGGTAACCGCTGAAAGTTCTGCACCAGGGGAGCGTCATGAGCATCTCGCAGAATCAATCGGGAAAATTGCGCTTTGGGCGTGGGCGGGAGAGCCGAGCGATTCGCACAGTCAGGTGGGGGGCGTTGCGTGGATTTTAGCGGAGAACTGGTTTCCTTATCAGCGCGGCACTTTCGTTACCCCAGCATTCGCCGGTTATGTTTCCGGACATAGTACCTTTAGTCGAACCGCAGCGGAAATTATGACGCTTTTGACGGGGAGTCCTTATTTTCCCGGAGGCTTAGCGGAGTTCCATTTTCCGCAAGGCGAGTTTTTGGAATTTGAATACGGACCGAGCGAAGACGTGACTCTGCAGTGGGCGACCTATTATGACGCTGCAGATCAGGCGGGACTCTCCCGCTTGTACGGTGGAATTCATGTTAGAGCGGATGACCTTATTGGTCGCACTTTGGGAGCTCGCGTTGGAGTGGAGGCATTTTTGCGAGAGCATCAGCAACGAAATGGTAATCAGGAAAATACCGGTTTGCTGGCGGAGCTCTCTTACGGCGAACGGCTAGGCGGAGGCGAGTCGTCGCCGCTGTTTCAATTTGTTTCGGAAGGCGAGGCGTTGCAACGGAAGGTCTATTTCGGCGGCACCGCCGTCACCGAGGAAGAAGGGATCGCTTTGATTCTTCCGCCAGACCCCGGTTCGAGCCCAGAAGAAGAGGGACATCTCATGGTAGTGGCTCGGGGTGATCTGAAAGGTGCTCGGGTTCAAGCCCGATTGGCAGAAGGAGATGTACTCTCGCTAGGTATCGAAGCGTTTGGTGAAGATCCGAATTTGATTAATGCTTATGCTCGTAATCCCTTGGAAAAGGAAAGCGTAGGGGATCTAGAACTACGAATGTATCGGCTGACTGAGACGGGAAATGATTTGGTCGCTTCTAGTCAAACGCAGCGAGATAACGAATGGAGATCGCTCGCAGAGGTGCTGCTTCTTAGGAGTCGCATGGAACTAGAGGTAGAGCCTGACGATGCGTTTCTCAGAGCCGCTCTAGAAAAAGGCAGCTACCACCTGGAAGTTGTAAACAAAGGGCCCGATGTCTTGTTGGAGCTAGATTTGAGAAGTCTAGGATGGCGTCCTTTAGACAATCCTGAATAA
- a CDS encoding BON domain-containing protein, protein MKSFFVALILGIFVGLLINNFFSDPEAYQKLQDEKAALDLPAEIEPPAEPVAEETETPEPAMFEVASEELDMKRDSKESISPRKVPPVVMPEVETLEPAPEEQESADEEPATEVIPEPEISEPAPPEPAPEPPVAEPDEPVAEPEPPVADLPAPIAQVEELSEDVDESISESIDEAADEIAEASEEASEEIEEAVESAEETVQEIAEETVPEIESDVDQAIAAALRGKIVAEANSVGESVSIQVKDRVVTLTGTVPDEATKSQVIELAVYTQGVLGVEEELTIAP, encoded by the coding sequence ATGAAATCCTTTTTTGTCGCTCTCATCCTCGGAATTTTCGTGGGACTGTTGATAAACAACTTTTTTTCCGATCCAGAAGCCTACCAGAAGCTACAGGATGAAAAAGCAGCCCTCGACTTGCCGGCAGAAATCGAGCCGCCTGCGGAACCTGTTGCCGAAGAGACCGAAACACCCGAACCAGCCATGTTTGAGGTAGCGAGCGAAGAGCTGGATATGAAACGAGATTCCAAGGAATCCATCAGTCCTAGAAAGGTGCCTCCCGTTGTTATGCCGGAAGTCGAAACCTTGGAGCCAGCTCCCGAAGAGCAAGAATCAGCCGACGAAGAACCTGCGACCGAGGTCATTCCTGAACCCGAAATCAGCGAGCCCGCCCCACCGGAACCCGCTCCAGAGCCACCAGTAGCTGAGCCAGATGAACCTGTCGCCGAGCCAGAACCGCCTGTCGCCGATTTGCCTGCACCTATTGCCCAAGTTGAAGAGCTCAGTGAGGATGTGGATGAATCAATCTCTGAATCAATCGATGAGGCAGCCGATGAGATTGCCGAGGCGAGCGAGGAAGCTAGCGAAGAAATAGAGGAGGCCGTGGAGTCAGCAGAAGAGACCGTTCAGGAAATAGCTGAGGAGACCGTCCCCGAAATCGAGTCCGATGTCGATCAAGCCATCGCCGCCGCCCTGCGCGGTAAGATTGTGGCCGAAGCAAACTCGGTTGGTGAATCAGTCAGTATCCAAGTCAAAGACCGGGTCGTTACACTGACCGGAACCGTGCCGGACGAAGCCACCAAAAGCCAAGTCATCGAGCTTGCCGTCTACACTCAAGGCGTTCTCGGCGTCGAGGAGGAGCTGACAATCGCGCCCTAG